One part of the Terrimicrobium sacchariphilum genome encodes these proteins:
- a CDS encoding sialidase family protein: MLISLSSSILHVFPARCIRPGLAAACLFGLGAGHTAAAADLSAEYEWKPVRIGAGGFVTGLVLHPEDPAIRYCRTDVGNAYRWDEQAQEWFPMVIRTASGGLPESAAVAPSRGGVTALATDPNDKKVVLMARPFKFSGDLKLDAIKGTVFRSDDGGRSFVGSDLNVPMNSNGSGRNVGERLAVDPNDGRIVFFGSQGAGLWKSVNGGLAWTQVTGGGAPEASADILGVRYDKVDTQKSIIYVVLAGKGILQSLDGGVNWEDITAGRDGADKIANVTVDALGNLYVPVAKRPSEMWKKTRAGEWTSSPVSLGSSGNSLLSVAVDPANPERLFAIGSGGAQSRSLDGGKTWEFLGNTFVFANSVGWMPQHVNGSPLGWRSNGGIYFDARGNLWAPQGNEGVLTTRPSADNSESREHPLQWTISSKGIEEFVVQDVVIPPGGGDRAVVSTEDATAIFVDNPDEFTARKATLQDQLISNGLGLAVCPNDGKFVAVASADVNHTKSGKDYSGYSTDGGRTWTHFASCPPGAKSGNLAISRREGWGEGEDHIVWYPTQSKPPYWSHDGGKTWTMGQGFPLKENGAMDKIAGYWVFALKQRTLVADPAIADRFLLYFPWKGYYLSEDGGKNWAPVPDSNLPDGGHHAQIAANPHVRGEFWFADGWEGGMKHGLWLSSDGGLTYSRVEGVDNAVTLAVGKGPNVPGAIYFYGRLANDPAWGVFRSEDKGRTWDRISYYPTGLLDVPSRMAASQDTAGLVYIGFNGNTCVYGKPRGATTGKGD, encoded by the coding sequence ATGCTTATTTCCCTCAGCAGCTCTATCCTGCATGTGTTTCCCGCGAGGTGCATTCGCCCCGGCCTTGCGGCGGCCTGCCTCTTCGGTCTTGGAGCAGGCCATACCGCTGCGGCGGCTGATCTTTCCGCGGAGTATGAGTGGAAGCCCGTGCGGATCGGTGCGGGAGGATTTGTCACCGGGCTGGTCCTGCATCCGGAAGACCCCGCCATTCGGTATTGTCGCACGGATGTCGGCAACGCCTACCGGTGGGACGAGCAGGCCCAGGAGTGGTTTCCCATGGTGATCCGGACCGCCTCGGGTGGGCTGCCGGAGTCGGCCGCCGTCGCGCCGAGTCGCGGGGGCGTCACCGCCCTCGCCACCGATCCCAACGACAAAAAAGTGGTGCTCATGGCCCGACCATTCAAATTCAGCGGGGACCTGAAACTCGACGCAATCAAGGGAACCGTTTTTCGCAGTGACGACGGTGGGCGTTCCTTCGTCGGGAGCGACCTGAATGTGCCGATGAACTCCAACGGCAGCGGGCGCAACGTCGGCGAGCGGCTGGCTGTCGATCCGAACGACGGCAGGATCGTTTTCTTCGGCTCGCAAGGCGCGGGACTCTGGAAAAGCGTCAACGGCGGCCTGGCCTGGACGCAGGTGACGGGCGGCGGCGCGCCGGAGGCCAGTGCCGACATCCTCGGCGTTCGCTATGACAAGGTCGATACCCAGAAATCGATCATCTATGTCGTTCTCGCGGGCAAGGGGATTCTCCAGTCCCTCGACGGAGGGGTGAACTGGGAGGATATCACTGCGGGCAGGGACGGTGCCGACAAGATCGCGAATGTCACCGTCGACGCGCTGGGAAATCTCTACGTGCCCGTCGCGAAAAGACCGTCGGAGATGTGGAAGAAGACGCGGGCCGGGGAGTGGACATCGAGCCCGGTGAGCCTCGGCTCCTCGGGCAATTCCCTTTTGTCCGTGGCCGTGGACCCGGCCAACCCGGAGCGCCTCTTTGCCATCGGCAGCGGCGGCGCGCAGTCGAGATCCCTCGATGGCGGGAAGACCTGGGAGTTCCTGGGGAATACGTTTGTGTTTGCAAATTCCGTGGGCTGGATGCCGCAGCACGTCAATGGCTCGCCGCTCGGCTGGCGCTCCAACGGCGGCATCTATTTCGATGCCCGCGGAAATCTCTGGGCTCCGCAGGGCAACGAGGGCGTGCTCACCACGCGGCCCTCGGCTGACAACTCCGAGTCCAGGGAGCACCCGCTCCAGTGGACGATCTCGAGCAAGGGCATCGAGGAGTTTGTGGTCCAGGATGTCGTGATTCCGCCCGGCGGCGGGGATCGGGCGGTGGTGTCGACCGAGGACGCCACGGCGATCTTTGTCGATAATCCCGATGAGTTCACCGCCAGGAAGGCCACGTTGCAGGATCAGCTCATTTCGAACGGACTGGGGCTGGCTGTCTGCCCGAACGACGGCAAGTTCGTAGCGGTCGCCTCGGCGGACGTGAATCATACAAAATCGGGCAAGGATTACTCCGGATACTCGACCGATGGCGGACGCACGTGGACGCACTTTGCCTCCTGCCCGCCCGGGGCGAAGTCCGGCAATCTCGCGATCAGCCGTCGCGAGGGATGGGGCGAGGGGGAGGACCACATCGTGTGGTATCCTACCCAGAGCAAGCCGCCCTACTGGTCTCACGATGGCGGAAAGACGTGGACCATGGGCCAGGGGTTTCCCCTCAAGGAAAACGGCGCGATGGACAAGATCGCGGGCTACTGGGTCTTTGCCCTCAAGCAGCGCACGCTGGTGGCCGATCCCGCCATCGCTGACCGCTTTCTTTTGTACTTCCCGTGGAAGGGTTACTACCTCTCCGAGGATGGCGGAAAAAACTGGGCTCCCGTCCCCGATTCCAATCTGCCTGACGGCGGACATCACGCCCAGATCGCGGCCAATCCTCATGTGCGCGGCGAGTTCTGGTTTGCCGATGGCTGGGAGGGCGGGATGAAGCACGGGCTGTGGCTTTCCAGCGATGGTGGACTCACCTACAGCCGCGTGGAGGGTGTGGACAATGCCGTGACCCTCGCCGTGGGCAAGGGGCCGAACGTTCCCGGAGCGATCTATTTCTATGGCCGCCTCGCCAATGACCCGGCATGGGGTGTGTTCCGTAGCGAGGACAAGGGGCGCACCTGGGACCGCATCAGCTATTACCCCACCGGTTTGCTGGATGTCCCCTCCCGCATGGCGGCGAGCCAGGACACGGCGGGCCTGGTCTATATCGGCTTCAACGGCAACACCTGTGTCTATGGCAAGCCTCGAGGCGCGACCACCGGCAAGGGCGACTAG
- a CDS encoding glycoside hydrolase family 32 protein: protein MASLEARPPARATRLATWRPCAVLATCLILAAPLLAEDSPGALYEESLRPRFHITGRQWETPRLNPARGEEGWLNDPNGLVYYDGEYHLFAQRWARAWLHWVSRDLVHWEEISPAFTEAYRWDGVQSGSVVIDGENDSGLGRGDGVAPMLAFYSSGPRVQPDGTRHATQCLAFSNDRGRTWTKYEKNPVLADAERDPKVFRYEPEKKWIMVLYAPPGGYAWYSSRNLLDWEKMSFLPGFYECPDMFELPVDGDPGRKKWVVVNGDGSCFVGSFDGTRFTAESGKQRACFGPDFYATQTFGGMDDGRRVQMAWLRRGWYPEEFLYHPEMPFSQQMTFPCELSLRTQHGTIQVFRTPIREVAQLHRSERTWEAREMAAGQEVVLAEGRAFHLKMELEMAAQAEGEIRFRGQTLRFANGKIGVRDKTFTFFGPDRKPQPLTALELLLDTTSMEAFANEGEATVAAAFVPEGDTLALACTRGRLTIRKLILWEMGSIWKRASAPAPAE, encoded by the coding sequence ATGGCAAGCCTCGAGGCGCGACCACCGGCAAGGGCGACTAGGCTGGCAACCTGGCGGCCCTGCGCCGTCCTCGCCACCTGTTTGATCCTGGCTGCGCCGCTCCTCGCGGAGGACAGCCCGGGGGCGCTGTATGAGGAGTCGCTACGCCCGCGATTTCACATCACCGGCCGGCAATGGGAGACGCCCCGGCTTAATCCCGCGCGGGGCGAGGAAGGGTGGCTGAATGATCCCAACGGGCTGGTCTATTACGATGGAGAGTATCATCTCTTTGCCCAGCGCTGGGCGAGGGCGTGGCTGCACTGGGTGAGCCGCGACCTTGTGCATTGGGAGGAGATAAGCCCTGCCTTCACTGAAGCCTATCGGTGGGATGGCGTGCAATCGGGCAGCGTTGTCATCGATGGGGAGAATGACTCAGGCCTGGGTCGGGGCGATGGCGTGGCGCCCATGCTTGCCTTTTACAGCAGCGGTCCGCGAGTGCAGCCCGACGGCACGCGGCATGCCACGCAATGCCTGGCTTTCAGCAACGACCGGGGCCGGACCTGGACCAAGTATGAGAAAAATCCCGTCCTGGCCGATGCTGAGCGCGACCCGAAGGTGTTTCGCTACGAACCGGAGAAAAAGTGGATCATGGTGCTCTACGCTCCGCCGGGAGGCTATGCTTGGTACTCATCGAGGAATCTGCTCGATTGGGAAAAGATGAGCTTCCTGCCGGGATTTTATGAGTGTCCCGATATGTTTGAACTCCCGGTCGATGGGGACCCCGGCCGCAAGAAATGGGTGGTGGTCAATGGCGATGGGTCCTGTTTCGTTGGTTCGTTTGACGGCACGAGATTTACGGCCGAGTCCGGGAAGCAGCGGGCGTGCTTCGGGCCGGACTTTTATGCCACGCAGACGTTTGGTGGCATGGATGACGGTCGTCGCGTGCAAATGGCCTGGCTGCGGCGTGGCTGGTATCCGGAGGAGTTTCTGTACCACCCGGAGATGCCGTTCAGCCAGCAGATGACTTTTCCATGCGAGCTCTCGCTCCGGACTCAGCACGGGACGATACAGGTATTTCGCACACCGATCCGCGAGGTCGCGCAGCTTCATCGCTCGGAGAGGACCTGGGAAGCGCGGGAGATGGCCGCCGGGCAGGAGGTGGTGCTGGCGGAGGGGCGGGCCTTTCATCTGAAGATGGAGCTGGAGATGGCCGCCCAGGCCGAGGGGGAGATACGCTTCCGCGGGCAGACGCTCCGCTTTGCGAATGGGAAGATCGGAGTGCGCGACAAGACCTTCACCTTTTTCGGCCCGGACCGGAAACCCCAGCCGCTGACTGCGCTGGAACTCCTTCTCGACACGACCTCGATGGAGGCCTTTGCCAATGAAGGCGAGGCCACCGTCGCCGCGGCTTTTGTTCCCGAGGGCGATACCCTCGCTCTTGCCTGCACCCGGGGCCGGCTGACCATCCGAAAGCTTATACTTTGGGAGATGGGTTCCATCTGGAAAAGGGCCTCCGCCCCGGCGCCGGCGGAGTGA
- a CDS encoding LacI family DNA-binding transcriptional regulator: protein MDSPSRTVTTRDVAVAAGVSQSTVSRALRNDPQVSKEQRKRIQAIAKEIGYRPNPFVAAFTAQVMHYRRSPRRAVIACVTFHESSSMPSHVKTYLEGAKQRAIQLGFTPEVFLFADGGYSAARLAKVLRARAISGVLFLSTPFLSHLDITGFSFENFACAAVDPTLHFPAMSRVQPDYFHSVQLALEVAVSRGYRRIALTTTKEEIDHLGDEWLGGFSAWKEQLSTRQPDCRGMLCLDEWGERKFTRWIKAHRPDALVSNNGDFFGWAEAAGFRPPDVAHISLSADPNNTRLAGINQNHHMVGSFAVDSIIAQIHRNEYGIPLFPMLMLVPGTWREGVTIRKP from the coding sequence ATGGATTCCCCCAGCAGGACAGTCACGACCCGGGATGTTGCGGTCGCGGCGGGAGTGTCACAGTCCACGGTGTCCCGGGCTCTGCGCAACGATCCCCAGGTCAGCAAGGAGCAGCGCAAGCGCATCCAGGCCATCGCCAAGGAGATCGGCTATCGCCCAAATCCCTTCGTCGCGGCGTTTACCGCCCAGGTCATGCATTACCGGCGATCCCCGCGGCGTGCCGTCATCGCCTGCGTGACGTTTCATGAGAGCAGCAGCATGCCCAGCCACGTGAAGACATACCTGGAGGGGGCCAAGCAACGCGCGATCCAGCTTGGCTTCACACCCGAGGTTTTCCTTTTCGCCGATGGCGGCTACTCCGCCGCCCGCCTCGCCAAAGTCCTGCGCGCCCGCGCCATCTCCGGAGTGCTTTTCCTCAGCACGCCGTTTCTCTCCCACCTGGATATCACGGGCTTTTCCTTCGAGAATTTCGCCTGCGCGGCGGTCGATCCCACCCTGCATTTCCCGGCGATGAGCCGCGTGCAGCCCGACTATTTCCACAGTGTGCAACTGGCTCTTGAGGTGGCCGTTTCGCGCGGCTATCGCCGCATCGCCCTGACGACCACCAAGGAGGAAATCGACCACCTGGGAGACGAGTGGCTCGGTGGCTTCTCCGCCTGGAAGGAGCAGTTGTCCACGCGGCAGCCGGACTGCCGGGGCATGCTTTGCCTCGACGAGTGGGGCGAACGAAAATTTACGCGCTGGATCAAGGCCCACCGTCCCGACGCCCTGGTCAGCAACAACGGTGATTTCTTTGGCTGGGCCGAGGCTGCCGGTTTCCGCCCGCCGGATGTCGCCCACATCTCGCTCAGCGCCGATCCCAACAATACCCGGCTGGCCGGGATCAACCAGAACCACCATATGGTCGGGAGCTTCGCTGTGGACAGCATCATCGCGCAGATTCACCGCAACGAATACGGCATCCCTCTTTTCCCCATGCTCATGCTCGTGCCGGGCACCTGGCGCGAGGGAGTGACGATCCGCAAACCCTAG
- a CDS encoding alpha/beta hydrolase, translating into MFPRSTIGLAFVLLAATTRLTAGEPAPPVVLAKIDPTFRDVEFLAADRAEKMDVYLPADGKELRPAVVVIHGGGWSGGKKIWGYPVEFAKRAVPAGYAVFCPDYQLNVFEEVEGKKVSKLKGAPRNIQDCMDAVSFVRLNAAKYGVDPDRIALAGDSAGGHLAMLTAYGAGSDSLGQGRRYSEIKPTVRCIVDFYGISDLETFPSWGAWTFVRNEKDPEEVKKPLLQLYSPVTYIGAGSPPTLIVHGKNDPGVTWKQSEELAGRLTAASVPFEFITLERATKHAFNFDSDEVDLTRRTLDFLDRYLKEGGKPSAPGPAEKGGSTSAGGGSAP; encoded by the coding sequence ATGTTCCCGCGATCAACCATCGGTCTCGCTTTTGTCCTCCTTGCCGCGACGACGCGGCTGACTGCCGGGGAGCCTGCTCCGCCCGTCGTCCTCGCGAAGATTGATCCCACTTTCCGGGATGTCGAGTTTCTCGCTGCCGATCGCGCGGAGAAGATGGACGTCTATCTGCCTGCCGACGGCAAGGAACTGCGCCCCGCCGTGGTGGTGATCCATGGCGGAGGATGGTCCGGCGGCAAAAAGATCTGGGGCTATCCCGTGGAATTCGCCAAGCGCGCCGTCCCGGCCGGATACGCCGTCTTCTGTCCCGACTATCAGCTCAACGTGTTTGAGGAGGTCGAGGGCAAGAAGGTCTCCAAGCTCAAGGGGGCACCCCGGAACATCCAGGACTGCATGGACGCCGTCAGTTTCGTTCGCCTCAACGCGGCGAAATACGGAGTGGACCCCGACCGCATCGCCCTCGCGGGAGATTCCGCCGGCGGGCACCTCGCGATGCTGACCGCCTACGGGGCTGGATCGGATTCGCTCGGGCAGGGCCGCCGCTATTCCGAGATCAAACCGACCGTTCGTTGCATCGTTGATTTCTACGGCATCTCGGACCTCGAGACGTTTCCCTCCTGGGGAGCCTGGACCTTTGTCCGCAATGAAAAGGACCCGGAGGAGGTGAAGAAACCGCTCCTCCAGCTTTACAGCCCCGTCACCTATATCGGGGCAGGTTCGCCGCCCACGCTGATCGTGCATGGCAAAAATGACCCCGGGGTGACTTGGAAACAGTCGGAGGAGCTCGCCGGGCGGCTCACCGCGGCCTCCGTGCCCTTTGAGTTCATCACCCTGGAGCGCGCCACGAAGCACGCCTTCAATTTTGACTCCGACGAGGTGGACCTCACCCGCCGGACGCTCGACTTTCTCGACCGGTACCTGAAGGAGGGAGGGAAACCTTCCGCTCCCGGTCCGGCGGAGAAGGGCGGCAGCACGTCTGCTGGCGGAGGGAGCGCGCCGTGA
- a CDS encoding MFS transporter, producing MTAREISRHPQQVAPRTWHCGTLTYTKATLVSLFVFLLVGSLSFNLMMMVIPSILPLKLKALGASDVLIGLLLTSIFPMFGMFISPYLSFKSDYLRTRWGRRKPFFFVTLPFVTLSIVLLAFSEDIARYLHVSGVLAALTPAGAAVLLVSTCIVLFQFSDVVIASVYIYIFNDTVPVALSGRFFGLMQMVTASLGFLYNYFIFQYAESHMREIFLGVAAVYFVGIGLLCIFVREGEYPPVTGEDEQKTRGFAGLKTFFRESFSHKFYWTKFAYAISPALAAAMWPFEIFFYREMGLTLDYVGKTGAIVALAAMVAAYFASIFIDRWHPLRILAYSAVFAALLSLGNWVWLFVTLPPKAFFWLQMLGGALIGVFHAALCNVATVPLDMRLLPRSRYGQFCSAQSIVTNVMKMIAGVLVGGFFYILKTLFFNGSDFAYRLNFLWTATASIAMGCVIVSLYRQWLALGGDRQFSPPAPWSEEGREEMDRPGFVGTQVRWLKYALAMISVVMVCDAVLVVSVAAWLWVHGWSDALRVYLLALIPFSALLIFCWFRLRRRILLSVGDSLAGRTPRDGIPHHGVLFVKSCVLLLGVLVKVGFVVVAIHNGLHTGVIVFGLSALIIDLGVIAAVAILCRIERGYDPLLDYDGRKTAAESAANVIEEPVAQPV from the coding sequence GTGACTGCAAGGGAAATTTCCCGTCATCCGCAGCAGGTCGCTCCCCGCACGTGGCATTGCGGCACGCTTACTTACACGAAGGCGACGCTCGTTTCCCTCTTTGTCTTCCTCCTTGTCGGGAGCCTTTCGTTCAACCTGATGATGATGGTCATCCCGAGCATCCTGCCGCTCAAGCTGAAGGCGCTGGGCGCTTCGGATGTGCTCATCGGCCTGCTGCTCACCAGCATTTTCCCGATGTTCGGGATGTTCATCTCGCCCTATCTCAGCTTCAAGAGCGACTATCTGCGAACGCGCTGGGGCAGGCGCAAGCCGTTCTTCTTCGTCACGCTTCCGTTCGTCACTCTGAGCATCGTGCTGCTGGCGTTTTCGGAGGACATCGCGCGATACCTGCACGTGAGCGGCGTCCTGGCCGCACTCACCCCGGCGGGAGCCGCCGTGTTGCTGGTCAGCACCTGCATCGTGCTCTTCCAGTTCTCCGATGTCGTGATCGCGTCGGTCTATATCTACATCTTCAACGACACCGTGCCGGTCGCGCTCTCGGGTCGCTTTTTCGGGCTGATGCAGATGGTGACGGCATCGCTCGGGTTTCTCTACAACTACTTCATCTTCCAGTACGCGGAGAGCCACATGCGGGAGATTTTTCTTGGCGTTGCCGCAGTGTATTTTGTTGGCATCGGGCTGCTCTGCATCTTTGTACGCGAGGGAGAGTATCCGCCCGTCACCGGGGAGGATGAGCAGAAGACGCGCGGCTTTGCCGGTCTCAAGACGTTCTTCCGGGAGAGCTTTTCCCACAAGTTCTACTGGACGAAGTTTGCCTATGCCATCAGCCCGGCGCTGGCTGCAGCGATGTGGCCGTTCGAGATTTTCTTTTACCGGGAGATGGGGCTCACGCTCGACTATGTCGGCAAGACTGGAGCCATTGTCGCGCTGGCCGCCATGGTGGCGGCCTATTTCGCCTCCATCTTCATCGATCGCTGGCATCCCTTGAGAATCCTCGCCTACTCGGCGGTCTTCGCCGCGCTGCTCTCGCTGGGCAACTGGGTGTGGCTCTTTGTCACGCTGCCGCCCAAGGCGTTTTTCTGGCTCCAGATGCTCGGCGGCGCGCTCATCGGCGTCTTCCACGCCGCCCTGTGCAACGTGGCCACAGTGCCGCTCGACATGCGGCTGCTCCCCCGCTCGCGCTACGGTCAGTTTTGCTCCGCCCAGTCGATCGTAACGAATGTGATGAAGATGATCGCGGGCGTTCTGGTCGGCGGCTTTTTCTATATCCTCAAGACCCTCTTTTTCAACGGGTCGGATTTCGCCTACCGGCTGAACTTTCTCTGGACCGCCACGGCGAGCATCGCGATGGGGTGCGTCATCGTCAGCCTGTACCGCCAGTGGCTCGCGCTCGGGGGGGATAGGCAATTCAGCCCGCCTGCGCCGTGGTCCGAGGAGGGGCGTGAGGAGATGGACCGCCCGGGATTTGTAGGCACGCAGGTGCGCTGGCTCAAGTACGCCCTCGCCATGATCAGCGTGGTGATGGTGTGCGACGCCGTGCTCGTCGTGAGCGTCGCCGCCTGGCTGTGGGTCCATGGCTGGTCCGACGCCCTCCGGGTCTACCTGCTGGCGCTCATCCCGTTTTCCGCGCTCCTCATCTTCTGCTGGTTCCGGCTGCGCCGACGGATTCTCCTGAGTGTCGGGGACTCTCTGGCCGGGCGTACACCCCGCGATGGCATTCCGCACCATGGTGTGTTGTTTGTGAAGTCATGCGTCCTGCTGCTCGGCGTCCTGGTGAAGGTCGGGTTCGTCGTGGTGGCCATTCACAACGGCCTGCACACCGGCGTGATCGTCTTCGGCCTTAGCGCCCTCATCATCGACCTCGGCGTGATTGCGGCAGTCGCCATCCTCTGCCGCATCGAGCGAGGCTATGATCCACTGCTGGATTACGATGGCCGCAAAACGGCAGCGGAGTCGGCCGCCAACGTCATCGAGGAGCCGGTCGCGCAGCCTGTGTGA
- a CDS encoding glycoside hydrolase family 9 protein — translation MKILHVLSFACLLSLRAAWASDIVSLQPLTDSILMLELKDGHVQYHQRGQPVSADKVITDPLDVARAAQPGSYRITSPDDPAYKDSVSPAAIGRKSKGVEFAWIRNGWANNRVVNTEPDHVKEHWIYLHLPTPMKPGMTYEVETGDLAKNARVSKLTYDPEKARSEAVHVNTLGYVPGAPEKYAYVYHWMGDRGALTVADAEKRAFHLIDISTGKSVFDGTLKYRKGRDNPETYQVNDSPPFGNFLKADVWECDFSTVTTPGTYVVSVDGVGCSWPFRIDADVYRQAFRPVARALYHNRSGIALTRPYTEFERPAPHHPGLTPGFAGRLFYTTSRFADWSGENAKPAELKAAAKGPLDAWGWYQDAGDWDGYYSHMRVPQELLMVYEMAPGKFTDGELNIPESGNGVPDIVDEAAWLPRYGHRLRQELMAKGYGTGGLGLRVSGDGFGKDTKTLPDGTQVGQGSWEDVNREWAVSGEDPWSTYRYAGAAAQLAFALKLAKAPDPEGVDWEKEAREAYDWAEKNTRPGDEEPRRLFDSSTIVLAEPRSYAAAALFRLTGERRYEERFLADTAGIKSGAILSGERAYGPWVYALGGGPSPADPATLERIRAAIFKTADENILNTSSKRALRWGGNFGMPMLIGQQTTPWVLDGAVAYTLARDSDPEKARRYLAGLYTTCDYFLGTNSLNQTWITGVGPRYPTQIFHLDAWYNGKGRFQEGLIPYSPWRKGKDLGQGPWDSDWANSSVYPAIDEWPGNERWFSNRCSPMGSEFTIHQNLAPAAAIYGFLCEDKTSGGGSR, via the coding sequence ATGAAAATCCTCCACGTCCTGTCATTTGCCTGTCTGCTTTCCCTCCGCGCGGCGTGGGCGTCGGACATCGTGTCCCTCCAGCCGCTCACCGACTCCATCCTCATGCTGGAGCTCAAGGACGGGCATGTGCAGTATCACCAGCGGGGCCAGCCGGTCTCCGCGGACAAGGTAATCACTGATCCCCTCGATGTCGCGCGGGCGGCGCAGCCCGGCAGCTATCGGATCACCAGCCCGGACGATCCCGCCTACAAGGATAGCGTGTCGCCGGCCGCCATCGGGCGAAAGAGCAAGGGCGTCGAGTTTGCCTGGATACGCAACGGCTGGGCCAACAACCGCGTAGTGAACACCGAGCCGGACCATGTGAAGGAACACTGGATCTATCTTCATCTGCCCACCCCGATGAAGCCCGGCATGACCTATGAAGTGGAAACCGGCGATCTGGCGAAGAACGCCAGGGTGTCGAAGCTGACCTACGATCCTGAAAAAGCCCGCTCGGAGGCGGTACATGTCAATACGCTCGGCTACGTGCCGGGCGCGCCGGAAAAATATGCCTATGTTTATCACTGGATGGGCGACCGGGGGGCGCTGACCGTGGCGGATGCGGAGAAGCGCGCCTTTCATCTCATCGACATTTCGACGGGCAAAAGCGTCTTTGACGGGACGCTGAAATACCGCAAGGGCCGCGACAACCCGGAGACCTATCAGGTCAACGACTCGCCGCCGTTCGGCAATTTCCTCAAGGCTGACGTGTGGGAGTGCGATTTCTCTACCGTCACCACGCCGGGGACCTACGTGGTCTCGGTCGACGGGGTGGGGTGTTCGTGGCCGTTCCGGATCGATGCGGATGTCTACCGGCAGGCGTTTCGCCCGGTCGCTCGCGCCCTCTATCACAACCGCTCCGGCATCGCACTCACCCGGCCCTACACCGAGTTTGAGCGTCCGGCTCCGCATCACCCGGGGCTGACCCCGGGCTTCGCGGGCAGGCTGTTTTACACGACGTCGCGATTCGCTGACTGGAGCGGAGAGAATGCCAAGCCCGCCGAGCTCAAGGCGGCCGCGAAGGGACCGCTCGACGCCTGGGGCTGGTATCAGGACGCCGGGGACTGGGATGGCTACTACTCGCACATGCGGGTGCCGCAGGAGCTGCTCATGGTTTATGAGATGGCCCCGGGCAAATTCACTGACGGCGAGCTGAACATCCCGGAAAGCGGCAACGGCGTACCCGACATCGTGGACGAGGCGGCCTGGCTGCCCCGGTACGGGCACCGCCTGCGGCAGGAGCTCATGGCCAAGGGCTATGGCACCGGCGGCCTGGGCTTGCGCGTGAGTGGAGATGGCTTTGGAAAAGATACGAAAACCCTCCCCGATGGCACCCAGGTGGGCCAGGGTTCCTGGGAGGATGTCAATCGAGAGTGGGCTGTGTCGGGAGAGGACCCGTGGTCGACCTACCGGTATGCCGGGGCGGCGGCCCAGCTCGCCTTTGCCCTCAAGCTGGCAAAGGCTCCGGACCCGGAGGGTGTGGATTGGGAAAAGGAGGCACGCGAGGCCTACGACTGGGCGGAGAAAAACACCCGTCCCGGCGATGAGGAGCCGCGCCGGCTATTTGATTCCTCCACCATCGTGCTGGCCGAGCCGCGCTCCTATGCGGCGGCGGCGCTCTTCCGCCTCACTGGGGAGAGGCGCTACGAGGAACGTTTCCTCGCCGACACCGCCGGCATCAAGTCGGGAGCGATCCTCTCCGGCGAGCGTGCCTACGGCCCCTGGGTCTATGCCCTCGGGGGCGGTCCCTCGCCCGCCGATCCCGCCACGCTCGAGCGCATCCGGGCGGCGATTTTCAAGACAGCCGACGAGAACATCCTGAATACCTCCTCGAAGCGGGCGCTGCGTTGGGGGGGCAACTTCGGCATGCCCATGCTCATCGGGCAGCAGACCACGCCGTGGGTACTCGACGGCGCTGTCGCCTATACGCTGGCCAGGGACTCGGACCCCGAAAAAGCCCGCCGTTATCTCGCCGGGCTCTACACGACGTGCGACTACTTCCTCGGAACGAACTCGCTGAACCAGACGTGGATCACCGGCGTCGGGCCGCGCTATCCCACCCAGATCTTTCACCTCGACGCGTGGTATAATGGCAAGGGGCGTTTCCAGGAGGGCCTCATACCCTACAGCCCGTGGCGCAAGGGCAAGGACCTCGGCCAGGGACCCTGGGATTCCGACTGGGCCAACAGCTCGGTTTATCCCGCGATCGACGAATGGCCGGGGAACGAGCGCTGGTTCAGCAACCGATGCTCGCCCATGGGCAGTGAATTCACCATACACCAGAACCTCGCCCCGGCCGCCGCCATCTACGGCTTTCTCTGCGAGGACAAAACCTCGGGAGGCGGGTCCCGATGA